In Helianthus annuus cultivar XRQ/B chromosome 9, HanXRQr2.0-SUNRISE, whole genome shotgun sequence, the following are encoded in one genomic region:
- the LOC110878437 gene encoding chloride channel protein CLC-b isoform X3: MAETTTTTEEQTNQQERDPECNSLHQPLLKRNRTLSSSPLALVGTKVSYIESLDYEINENDLFKHDWRTRSQAQVLQYVFLKWLLAFLVGLLTGVIATLINLAVENIAGYKLLAVTHYIDRKRYMMGFFLMTGVNFVLTLMSTLLVVFFAPTAAGPGIPEIKAYLNGVDTPNMYGASTMFVKIIGSIGAVAAGLDLGKEGPLVHIGACIASLLAQGGPDNHRIRWKWIRYFNNDRDRRDIITCGASSGVCAAFRSPVGGVLFALEEVATWWRSALLWRTFFSTAVVVVVLRAFMEYCKSGECGLFGEGGLIMFDVSGVSVNYHLVDLIPVTVIGIIGGVLGSLYNYVLHKVLRLYNLINEKGKLAKILLSLSVSLFTSACLYGLPFLASCTPCDPSAPLDTECPSTGRMGNFKKFNCPKGHYNDLATLLLTTNDDAVRNIFSTNTPSEYRVFSLFIFFILYCILGLFTFGIAVPSGLFLPIILMGSAYGRLLGMAMGPYTTIDQGLFAVLGAASLMAGSMRMTVSLCVIFLELTNNLLLLPITMLVLLISKSVGDCFNPSIYEIILELKGLPFLEAHPEPWMRNITVGELADVKPPMVTLSGIEKVGRIVEVLRNTTHNAFAVVDNTMVPMVGQMSEVHGLVLRAHLLLVLKKKWFLQERRRTEEWEVREKFTWVDVAERWGTIEEVAVTKEEMEMYVDLHPLTNTTPYTVVETMSVAKALVQFRQVGLRHMLVLPKYHGPSVPPVVGILTRQDLRAHNILSAFPHLEKSYASKKGR, from the exons ATGGCAGAGACTACTACCACCACAGAAGAACAAACAAACCAACAAGAAAGAGACCCAGAATGCAATTCTCTACATCAGCCACTTCTGAAGCGAAACCGGACACTTTCTTCAAGTCCACTAGCTCTTGTTGGCACCAAAGTTTCGTATATCGAAAGCTTGGATTACGA GATCAATGAGAATGATCTGTTCAAGCATGACTGGAGAACCAGATCACAAGCTCAAGTGTTGCAGTATGTATTCTTAAAATGGTTATTGGCTTTCCTAGTTGGGCTTTTGACAGGTGTCATAGCCACTCTCATCAATCTTGCAGTAGAGAATATTGCAGGATACAAACTACTGGCTGTAACCCACTACATAGACAGAAAGAG ATACATGATGGGGTTCTTCTTAATGACCGGGGTTAATTTCGTATTGACGCTTATGTCAACTCTTTTAGTAGTGTTTTTTGCACCTACCGCAGCTGGGCCGGGTATTCCCGAAATTAAAGCTTACCTAAATGGTGTAGACACCCCCAATATGTATGGTGCTTCAACAATGTTTGTTAAG ATCATTGGAAGCATAGGAGCTGTGGCTGCAGGGCTGGACTTAGGGAAAGAAGGGCCTCTGGTTCACATCGGTGCCTGCATTGCTTCGTTGTTAGCTCAAGGCGGGCCAGATAATCACAGGATTAGATGGAAGTGGATCCGTTACTTCAACAACGATCGCGATAGACGAGATATCATAACTTGTGGGGCCTCATCAGGGGTATGTGCGGCTTTCCGGTCCCCAGTGGGAGGTGTGTTGTTTGCTCTTGAAGAG GTGGCAACATGGTGGAGAAGTGCGCTTTTGTGGAGAACGTTTTTCAGCACAGCCGTTGTAGTGGTGGTGCTTAGAGCGTTCATGGAGTATTGTAAATCGGGAGAGTGTGGACTTTTTGGGGAAGGTGGGCTTATTATGTTTGACGTAAGTGGCGTTTCGGTTAATTACCATCTTGTTGATCTCATCCCTGTGACGGTAATTGGAATCATCGGAGGTGTTTTAGGAAGCCTTTACAACTACGTCCTTCACAAGGTCCTTCGTCTATACAATCTCATTAACGA AAAAGGGAAATTAGCGAAAATCTTGCTGAGCCTCAGCGTCTCATTGTTCACCTCAGCATGCTTGTACGGACTACCATTCCTTGCCAGTTGTACGCCATGTGATCCATCTGCTCCTCTGGATACTGAGTGCCCAAGTACAGGAAGAATGGGGAACTTCAAGAAATTTAACTGCCCGAAAGGACACTACAACGATCTAGCCACTCTCCTCCTTACAACCAACGATGATGCAGTACGCAACATCTTCTCCACCAACACTCCCAGTGAATACCGCGTATTTTCACTATTCATTTTCTTCATACTTTATTGCATATTGGGACTCTTCACATTCGGGATTGCGGTTCCCTCTGGTCTATTCCTTCCCATCATCCTCATGGGCTCAGCTTACGGCCGCCTGCTCGGTATGGCAATGGGACCCTACACGACAATCGACCAAGGTCTGTTTGCGGTTTTAGGTGCAGCTTCATTGATGGCAGGTTCAATGAGGATGACAGTTTCGCTTTGCGTAATATTTCTTGAGTTGACCAACAATCTTCTTTTACTCCCGATAACTATGCTCGTCCTTCTAATTTCCAAAAGTGTCGGAGACTGCTTCAACCCAAGTATCTATGAGATAATACTAGAACTTAAAGGGCTACCGTTCTTGGAAGCGCACCCTGAGCCATGGATGAGAAACATAACCGTTGGTGAATTAGCCGATGTTAAGCCGCCAATGGTCACGTTAAGTGGGATTGAAAAGGTTGGGCGGATAGTGGAGGTTTTGAGAAACACGACGCATAATGCGTTTGCGGTTGTCGATAACACCATGGTGCCCATGGTGGGTCAGATGAGTGAAGTCCACGGGCTTGTTTTGAGAGCGCATCTTTTACTAGTGTTGAAGAAGAAATGGTTTTTACAGGAGAGAAGGAGAACGGAGGAATGGGAAGTCAGAGAAAAGTTTACATGGGTTGATGTGGCGGAGCGATGGGGAACGATCGAAGAGGTGGCGGTTACAAAAGAAGAAATGGAAATGTATGTGGACTTGCATCCCCTTACCAACACAACGCCTTATACAGTGGTGGAAACCATGTCAGTTGCCAAGGCGTTGGTGCAGTTTAGGCAGGTGGGGCTTCGCCACATGCTAGTATTACCAAAGTACCACGGCCCTTCG GTGCCACCGGTGGTTGGGATCTTGACCAGGCAAGACTTGAGAGCCCACAACATTTTGAGCGCATTTCCGCATTTGGAAAAATCGTACGCCAGTAAAAAGGGACGTTAA
- the LOC110878437 gene encoding chloride channel protein CLC-b isoform X4, translating to MVIGFPSWAFDRCHSHSHQSCSREYCRIQTTGCNPLHRQKEYDHGGCRYMMGFFLMTGVNFVLTLMSTLLVVFFAPTAAGPGIPEIKAYLNGVDTPNMYGASTMFVKIIGSIGAVAAGLDLGKEGPLVHIGACIASLLAQGGPDNHRIRWKWIRYFNNDRDRRDIITCGASSGVCAAFRSPVGGVLFALEEVATWWRSALLWRTFFSTAVVVVVLRAFMEFCKSGECGLFGEGGLIMFDVSGVSVNYHLVDLIPVTVIGIIGGVLGSLYNYALHKVLRLYNLINEKGKLAKILLSLSVSLFTSACLYGLPFLASCTPCDPSAPLDTECPSTGRMGNFKKFNCPKGHYNDLATLLLTTNDDAVRNIFSTNTPSEYRVFSLFIFFILYCILGLFTFGIAVPSGLFLPIILMGSAYGRLLGMAMGPYTTIDQGLFAVLGAASLMAGSMRMTVSLCVIFLELTNNLLLLPITMLVLLISKSVGDCFNPSIYEIILELKGLPFLEAHPEPWMRNITVGELADVKPPMVTLSGIEKVGRIVEVLRNTTHNAFAVVDNTMVPMVGQMSEVHGLVLRAHLLLVLKKKWFLQERRRTEEWEVREKFTWVDVAERWGTIEEVAVTKEEMEMYVDLHPLTNTTPYTVVETMSVAKALVQFRQVGLRHMLVLPKYHGPSVPPVVGILTRQDLRAHNILSAFPHLEKSYASKKGR from the exons ATGGTTATTGGCTTTCCTAGTTGGGCTTTTGACAGGTGTCATAGCCACTCTCATCAATCTTGCAGTAGAGAATATTGCAGGATACAAACTACTGGCTGTAACCCACTACATAGACAGAAAGAG TATGATCATGGTGGATGCAGATACATGATGGGGTTCTTCTTAATGACCGGGGTTAATTTCGTATTGACGCTTATGTCAACTCTTTTAGTAGTGTTTTTTGCACCTACCGCAGCTGGGCCGGGTATTCCCGAAATTAAAGCTTACCTAAATGGTGTAGACACCCCCAATATGTATGGTGCTTCAACAATGTTTGTTAAG ATCATTGGAAGCATAGGAGCTGTGGCTGCAGGGCTGGACTTAGGGAAAGAAGGGCCTCTGGTTCACATCGGTGCCTGCATTGCTTCGTTGTTAGCTCAAGGCGGGCCAGATAATCACAGGATTAGATGGAAGTGGATCCGTTACTTCAACAACGATCGCGATAGACGAGATATCATAACTTGTGGGGCCTCATCAGGGGTATGTGCGGCTTTCCGGTCCCCAGTGGGAGGTGTGTTGTTTGCTCTTGAAGAGGTGGCAACATGGTGGAGAAGTGCGCTTTTGTGGAGAACGTTTTTCAGCACAGCAGTTGTAGTGGTGGTGCTTAGAGCGTTCATGGAGTTTTGTAAATCGGGAGAGTGTGGACTTTTTGGTGAAGGTGGGCTTATTATGTTTGACGTAAGTGGCGTTTCGGTTAATTACCATCTTGTTGATCTCATCCCTGTGACGGTAATTGGAATCATCGGAGGTGTTTTAGGAAGCCTTTACAACTACGCCCTTCACAAGGTCCTTCGTCTATACAATCTCATTAACGA AAAAGGGAAATTAGCGAAAATCTTGCTGAGCCTCAGCGTCTCGTTGTTCACCTCAGCATGCTTGTACGGACTACCATTCCTTGCCAGTTGTACGCCATGTGATCCATCTGCTCCTCTGGATACTGAGTGCCCAAGTACAGGAAGAATGGGGAACTTCAAGAAATTTAACTGCCCGAAAGGACACTACAACGATCTAGCCACTCTCCTCCTTACAACCAACGATGATGCAGTACGCAACATCTTCTCCACCAACACTCCCAGTGAATACCGCGTATTTTCACTATTCATTTTCTTCATACTTTATTGCATATTGGGACTCTTCACATTCGGGATTGCGGTTCCCTCTGGTCTATTCCTTCCCATCATCCTCATGGGCTCAGCTTACGGCCGCCTGCTCGGTATGGCAATGGGACCCTACACGACAATCGACCAAGGTCTGTTTGCGGTTTTAGGTGCAGCTTCATTGATGGCAGGTTCAATGAGGATGACAGTTTCGCTTTGCGTAATATTTCTTGAGTTGACCAACAATCTTCTTTTACTCCCGATAACTATGCTCGTCCTTCTAATTTCCAAAAGTGTCGGAGACTGCTTCAACCCAAGTATCTATGAGATAATACTAGAACTTAAAGGGCTACCGTTCTTGGAAGCGCACCCTGAGCCATGGATGAGAAACATAACCGTTGGTGAATTAGCCGATGTTAAGCCGCCAATGGTCACGTTAAGTGGGATTGAAAAGGTTGGGCGGATAGTGGAGGTTTTGAGAAACACGACGCATAATGCGTTTGCGGTTGTCGATAACACCATGGTGCCCATGGTGGGTCAGATGAGTGAAGTCCACGGGCTTGTTTTGAGAGCGCATCTTTTACTAGTGTTGAAGAAGAAATGGTTTTTACAGGAGAGAAGGAGAACGGAGGAATGGGAAGTCAGAGAAAAGTTTACATGGGTTGATGTGGCGGAGCGATGGGGAACGATCGAAGAGGTGGCGGTTACAAAAGAAGAAATGGAAATGTATGTGGACTTGCATCCCCTTACCAACACAACGCCTTATACAGTGGTGGAAACCATGTCAGTTGCCAAGGCGTTGGTGCAGTTTAGGCAGGTGGGGCTTCGCCACATGCTAGTATTACCAAAGTACCACGGCCCTTCG GTGCCACCGGTGGTTGGGATCTTGACCAGGCAAGACTTGAGAGCCCACAACATTTTGAGCGCATTTCCGCATTTGGAAAAATCGTACGCCAGTAAAAAGGGACGTTAA
- the LOC110878437 gene encoding chloride channel protein CLC-b isoform X1: MAETTTTTEEQTNQQERDPECNSLHQPLLKRNRTLSSSPLALVGTKVSYIESLDYEINENDLFKHDWRTRSQAQVLQYVFLKWLLAFLVGLLTGVIATLINLAVENIAGYKLLAVTHYIDRKRYMMGFFLMTGVNFVLTLMSTLLVVFFAPTAAGPGIPEIKAYLNGVDTPNMYGASTMFVKIIGSIGAVAAGLDLGKEGPLVHIGACIASLLAQGGPDNHRIRWKWIRYFNNDRDRRDIITCGASSGVCAAFRSPVGGVLFALEEVATWWRSALLWRTFFSTAVVVVVLRAFMEFCKSGECGLFGEGGLIMFDVSGVSVNYHLVDLIPVTVIGIIGGVLGSLYNYALHKVLRLYNLINEKGKLAKILLSLSVSLFTSACLYGLPFLASCTPCDPSAPLDTECPSTGRMGNFKKFNCPKGHYNDLATLLLTTNDDAVRNIFSTNTPSEYRVFSLFIFFILYCILGLFTFGIAVPSGLFLPIILMGSAYGRLLGMAMGPYTTIDQGLFAVLGAASLMAGSMRMTVSLCVIFLELTNNLLLLPITMLVLLISKSVGDCFNPSIYEIILELKGLPFLEAHPEPWMRNITVGELADVKPPMVTLSGIEKVGRIVEVLRNTTHNAFAVVDNTMVPMVGQMSEVHGLVLRAHLLLVLKKKWFLQERRRTEEWEVREKFTWVDVAERWGTIEEVAVTKEEMEMYVDLHPLTNTTPYTVVETMSVAKALVQFRQVGLRHMLVLPKYHGPSVPPVVGILTRQDLRAHNILSAFPHLEKSYASKKGR, encoded by the exons ATGGCAGAGACTACTACCACCACAGAAGAACAAACAAACCAACAAGAAAGAGACCCAGAATGCAATTCTCTACATCAGCCACTTCTGAAGCGAAACCGGACACTTTCTTCAAGTCCACTAGCTCTTGTTGGCACCAAAGTTTCGTATATCGAAAGCTTGGATTACGA GATCAATGAGAATGATCTGTTCAAGCATGACTGGAGAACCAGATCACAAGCTCAAGTGTTGCAGTATGTATTCTTAAAATGGTTATTGGCTTTCCTAGTTGGGCTTTTGACAGGTGTCATAGCCACTCTCATCAATCTTGCAGTAGAGAATATTGCAGGATACAAACTACTGGCTGTAACCCACTACATAGACAGAAAGAG ATACATGATGGGGTTCTTCTTAATGACCGGGGTTAATTTCGTATTGACGCTTATGTCAACTCTTTTAGTAGTGTTTTTTGCACCTACCGCAGCTGGGCCGGGTATTCCCGAAATTAAAGCTTACCTAAATGGTGTAGACACCCCCAATATGTATGGTGCTTCAACAATGTTTGTTAAG ATCATTGGAAGCATAGGAGCTGTGGCTGCAGGGCTGGACTTAGGGAAAGAAGGGCCTCTGGTTCACATCGGTGCCTGCATTGCTTCGTTGTTAGCTCAAGGCGGGCCAGATAATCACAGGATTAGATGGAAGTGGATCCGTTACTTCAACAACGATCGCGATAGACGAGATATCATAACTTGTGGGGCCTCATCAGGGGTATGTGCGGCTTTCCGGTCCCCAGTGGGAGGTGTGTTGTTTGCTCTTGAAGAGGTGGCAACATGGTGGAGAAGTGCGCTTTTGTGGAGAACGTTTTTCAGCACAGCAGTTGTAGTGGTGGTGCTTAGAGCGTTCATGGAGTTTTGTAAATCGGGAGAGTGTGGACTTTTTGGTGAAGGTGGGCTTATTATGTTTGACGTAAGTGGCGTTTCGGTTAATTACCATCTTGTTGATCTCATCCCTGTGACGGTAATTGGAATCATCGGAGGTGTTTTAGGAAGCCTTTACAACTACGCCCTTCACAAGGTCCTTCGTCTATACAATCTCATTAACGA AAAAGGGAAATTAGCGAAAATCTTGCTGAGCCTCAGCGTCTCGTTGTTCACCTCAGCATGCTTGTACGGACTACCATTCCTTGCCAGTTGTACGCCATGTGATCCATCTGCTCCTCTGGATACTGAGTGCCCAAGTACAGGAAGAATGGGGAACTTCAAGAAATTTAACTGCCCGAAAGGACACTACAACGATCTAGCCACTCTCCTCCTTACAACCAACGATGATGCAGTACGCAACATCTTCTCCACCAACACTCCCAGTGAATACCGCGTATTTTCACTATTCATTTTCTTCATACTTTATTGCATATTGGGACTCTTCACATTCGGGATTGCGGTTCCCTCTGGTCTATTCCTTCCCATCATCCTCATGGGCTCAGCTTACGGCCGCCTGCTCGGTATGGCAATGGGACCCTACACGACAATCGACCAAGGTCTGTTTGCGGTTTTAGGTGCAGCTTCATTGATGGCAGGTTCAATGAGGATGACAGTTTCGCTTTGCGTAATATTTCTTGAGTTGACCAACAATCTTCTTTTACTCCCGATAACTATGCTCGTCCTTCTAATTTCCAAAAGTGTCGGAGACTGCTTCAACCCAAGTATCTATGAGATAATACTAGAACTTAAAGGGCTACCGTTCTTGGAAGCGCACCCTGAGCCATGGATGAGAAACATAACCGTTGGTGAATTAGCCGATGTTAAGCCGCCAATGGTCACGTTAAGTGGGATTGAAAAGGTTGGGCGGATAGTGGAGGTTTTGAGAAACACGACGCATAATGCGTTTGCGGTTGTCGATAACACCATGGTGCCCATGGTGGGTCAGATGAGTGAAGTCCACGGGCTTGTTTTGAGAGCGCATCTTTTACTAGTGTTGAAGAAGAAATGGTTTTTACAGGAGAGAAGGAGAACGGAGGAATGGGAAGTCAGAGAAAAGTTTACATGGGTTGATGTGGCGGAGCGATGGGGAACGATCGAAGAGGTGGCGGTTACAAAAGAAGAAATGGAAATGTATGTGGACTTGCATCCCCTTACCAACACAACGCCTTATACAGTGGTGGAAACCATGTCAGTTGCCAAGGCGTTGGTGCAGTTTAGGCAGGTGGGGCTTCGCCACATGCTAGTATTACCAAAGTACCACGGCCCTTCG GTGCCACCGGTGGTTGGGATCTTGACCAGGCAAGACTTGAGAGCCCACAACATTTTGAGCGCATTTCCGCATTTGGAAAAATCGTACGCCAGTAAAAAGGGACGTTAA
- the LOC110878437 gene encoding chloride channel protein CLC-b isoform X2, producing MAETTTTTEEQTNQQERDPECNSLHQPLLKRNRTLSSSPLALVGTKVSYIESLDYEINENDLFKHDWRTRSQAQVLQYVFLKWLLAFLVGLLTGVIATLINLAVENIAGYKLLAVTHYIDRKRYMMGFFLMTGVNFVLTLMSTLLVVFFAPTAAGPGIPEIKAYLNGVDTPNMYGASTMFVKIIGSIGAVAAGLDLGKEGPLVHIGACIASLLAQGGPDNHRIRWKWIRYFNNDRDRRDIITCGASSGVCAAFRSPVGGVLFALEEVATWWRSALLWRTFFSTAVVVVVLRAFMEYCKSGECGLFGEGGLIMFDVSGVSVNYHLVDLIPVTVIGIIGGVLGSLYNYVLHKVLRLYNLINEKGKLAKILLSLSVSLFTSACLYGLPFLASCTPCDPSAPLDTECPSTGRMGNFKKFNCPKGHYNDLATLLLTTNDDAVRNIFSTNTPSEYRVFSLFIFFILYCILGLFTFGIAVPSGLFLPIILMGSAYGRLLGMAMGPYTTIDQGLFAVLGAASLMAGSMRMTVSLCVIFLELTNNLLLLPITMLVLLISKSVGDCFNPSIYEIILELKGLPFLEAHPEPWMRNITVGELADVKPPMVTLSGIEKVGRIVEVLRNTTHNAFAVVDNTMVPMVGQMSEVHGLVLRAHLLLVLKKKWFLQERRRTEEWEVREKFTWVDVAERWGTIEEVAVTKEEMEMYVDLHPLTNTTPYTVVETMSVAKALVQFRQVGLRHMLVLPKYHGPSVPPVVGILTRQDLRAHNILSAFPHLEKSYASKKGR from the exons ATGGCAGAGACTACTACCACCACAGAAGAACAAACAAACCAACAAGAAAGAGACCCAGAATGCAATTCTCTACATCAGCCACTTCTGAAGCGAAACCGGACACTTTCTTCAAGTCCACTAGCTCTTGTTGGCACCAAAGTTTCGTATATCGAAAGCTTGGATTACGA GATCAATGAGAATGATCTGTTCAAGCATGACTGGAGAACCAGATCACAAGCTCAAGTGTTGCAGTATGTATTCTTAAAATGGTTATTGGCTTTCCTAGTTGGGCTTTTGACAGGTGTCATAGCCACTCTCATCAATCTTGCAGTAGAGAATATTGCAGGATACAAACTACTGGCTGTAACCCACTACATAGACAGAAAGAG ATACATGATGGGGTTCTTCTTAATGACCGGGGTTAATTTCGTATTGACGCTTATGTCAACTCTTTTAGTAGTGTTTTTTGCACCTACCGCAGCTGGGCCGGGTATTCCCGAAATTAAAGCTTACCTAAATGGTGTAGACACCCCCAATATGTATGGTGCTTCAACAATGTTTGTTAAG ATCATTGGAAGCATAGGAGCTGTGGCTGCAGGGCTGGACTTAGGGAAAGAAGGGCCTCTGGTTCACATCGGTGCCTGCATTGCTTCGTTGTTAGCTCAAGGCGGGCCAGATAATCACAGGATTAGATGGAAGTGGATCCGTTACTTCAACAACGATCGCGATAGACGAGATATCATAACTTGTGGGGCCTCATCAGGGGTATGTGCGGCTTTCCGGTCCCCAGTGGGAGGTGTGTTGTTTGCTCTTGAAGAGGTGGCAACATG GTGGAGAAGTGCGCTTTTGTGGAGAACGTTTTTCAGCACAGCCGTTGTAGTGGTGGTGCTTAGAGCGTTCATGGAGTATTGTAAATCGGGAGAGTGTGGACTTTTTGGGGAAGGTGGGCTTATTATGTTTGACGTAAGTGGCGTTTCGGTTAATTACCATCTTGTTGATCTCATCCCTGTGACGGTAATTGGAATCATCGGAGGTGTTTTAGGAAGCCTTTACAACTACGTCCTTCACAAGGTCCTTCGTCTATACAATCTCATTAACGA AAAAGGGAAATTAGCGAAAATCTTGCTGAGCCTCAGCGTCTCATTGTTCACCTCAGCATGCTTGTACGGACTACCATTCCTTGCCAGTTGTACGCCATGTGATCCATCTGCTCCTCTGGATACTGAGTGCCCAAGTACAGGAAGAATGGGGAACTTCAAGAAATTTAACTGCCCGAAAGGACACTACAACGATCTAGCCACTCTCCTCCTTACAACCAACGATGATGCAGTACGCAACATCTTCTCCACCAACACTCCCAGTGAATACCGCGTATTTTCACTATTCATTTTCTTCATACTTTATTGCATATTGGGACTCTTCACATTCGGGATTGCGGTTCCCTCTGGTCTATTCCTTCCCATCATCCTCATGGGCTCAGCTTACGGCCGCCTGCTCGGTATGGCAATGGGACCCTACACGACAATCGACCAAGGTCTGTTTGCGGTTTTAGGTGCAGCTTCATTGATGGCAGGTTCAATGAGGATGACAGTTTCGCTTTGCGTAATATTTCTTGAGTTGACCAACAATCTTCTTTTACTCCCGATAACTATGCTCGTCCTTCTAATTTCCAAAAGTGTCGGAGACTGCTTCAACCCAAGTATCTATGAGATAATACTAGAACTTAAAGGGCTACCGTTCTTGGAAGCGCACCCTGAGCCATGGATGAGAAACATAACCGTTGGTGAATTAGCCGATGTTAAGCCGCCAATGGTCACGTTAAGTGGGATTGAAAAGGTTGGGCGGATAGTGGAGGTTTTGAGAAACACGACGCATAATGCGTTTGCGGTTGTCGATAACACCATGGTGCCCATGGTGGGTCAGATGAGTGAAGTCCACGGGCTTGTTTTGAGAGCGCATCTTTTACTAGTGTTGAAGAAGAAATGGTTTTTACAGGAGAGAAGGAGAACGGAGGAATGGGAAGTCAGAGAAAAGTTTACATGGGTTGATGTGGCGGAGCGATGGGGAACGATCGAAGAGGTGGCGGTTACAAAAGAAGAAATGGAAATGTATGTGGACTTGCATCCCCTTACCAACACAACGCCTTATACAGTGGTGGAAACCATGTCAGTTGCCAAGGCGTTGGTGCAGTTTAGGCAGGTGGGGCTTCGCCACATGCTAGTATTACCAAAGTACCACGGCCCTTCG GTGCCACCGGTGGTTGGGATCTTGACCAGGCAAGACTTGAGAGCCCACAACATTTTGAGCGCATTTCCGCATTTGGAAAAATCGTACGCCAGTAAAAAGGGACGTTAA